One segment of Castanea sativa cultivar Marrone di Chiusa Pesio chromosome 3, ASM4071231v1 DNA contains the following:
- the LOC142628701 gene encoding uncharacterized protein LOC142628701: protein MIREDEPAIVFTNEDARRLHHLHDDAIVITLAIANYTTKRVLIDNGSVVDILYYLAFQQMRINNELLRPVSVLFIGFERMKVLLVSTISLPVLVGSYPWQTNKEVNFLVVDYSSSYNVIIRRPTLNNWRAAMSTFHLSIKFPTEYDIGEVQGDQLASRECYLVMLAMDE, encoded by the coding sequence ATGATCAGAGAAGACGAGCCTGCCATTGTTTTCACTAACGAAGATGCAAGACGACTACACCATCTTCATGATGATGCAATTGTAATCACTTTGGCGATTGCCAATTATACAACCAAAAGGGTATTAATAGACAATGGAAGTGTAGTAGACATCCTATACTATCTAGCCTTTCAGCAAATGAGGATTAACAATGAGTTACTTCGTCCAGTGAGTGTGCTGTTTATTGGATTTGAAAGAATGAAGGTTCTACTAGTAAGCACCATCTCCTTACCAGTCCTGGTTGGCTCTTATCCATGGCAAACTAATAAGGAagtgaatttccttgttgtgGATTATTCATCTTCGTATAATGTCATCATTAGACGACCAACTTTGAACAATTGGAGGGCTGCAATGTCCACTTTCCACTTGTCTATTAAGTTCCCAACAGAGTATGACATTGGGGAAGTGCAAGGAGACCAACTAGCTTCTAGAGAGTGTTACTTGGTGATGTTGGCCATGGACGAATAA